Genomic segment of Caproiciproducens sp. NJN-50:
TCTTGGGTTAAATAATCGTGTGTGCCCGGACTTATCTGCAATGGATGTTATAGACGAGCAGCCGACCGTTGACGCTGTTCCGGTGGTGAGATGCTTTGACTGCCAATATCGAAATACGGTTCAATGCCCAGCATATCGGAAACTGGATGATACCGGAGAAATAATTACGCCGCAATATGTGAGATTTTGCAGCTACGGCGAGAGAAAGGACGGAGAAAAGTGAAACCAATTTATGAACCAAAAGCACGGGCGAAAGAATACGGCGATCTTGCAATCAACATTTACACAGGCTGCCCACACAACTGTTTTTATTGCTTTGCGCCGTCTGTATTGCATAGGAGCCGCGAAGATTTTAGCGGTCATGTGGAGCCACGCAAGGATATTGTGAGAGCCGTAAAGCGTCAACTTGAATCGGAGCATATCACTGGAAAACTGATTCATCTGTGCTTCACTTGTGACCCGTACCCGCTGGGCTATGATTCTTTCTCAACACGCGAAATTATCAAAGCCATAAAAGCGGCGGGCAACCATGTTCAGATTCTTACGAAGAATGGAACTGACGCGATACATGACTTTGACCTTTTAGACAGAGAAGATTGGTTCGGCGTTACATACGCGGGCTACCCGAATCTCACGGACGGCATTTCGCCCGCAGAGCCGGGCGCTGGCACTCCATTCTGGCGCTTGCAGGCTTTGAAAGGCGCGCACGCCGCAAAAATTAATACGTGGGTATCCTGCGAACCGGTTCTTAGCGCGAGCGACGTTCTTCTCCTGATTGAAAAAGGCAATTATATTGACAAATTCAAGATTGGGAAAATGAATTATCATCCGTCAAATATCGACTGGAAAGCATTTGGAGAAGCGGCAGAAGCGGCATGCAAGAAGTATGGCAGGAATTATTACATCAAAGAAGATTTGAGAAAGGAAATGGAAAACCATGCCTGACCTTATCCAGCAAATCCGCGATACATACTCCACAGATAAAGCCGCAGCGCTCAATATGTTGCCTGAACTGTTTCAACAGTACGACGAGGGGAAGATCGTGGAGTTGCCGTGCAAAGTGGGGGATAAGGTTTTTGTTAGAGCCGACACATGGGGAAATACATGGAATTTCGTGACGGTCGATTACGGAAAGCTTTTGGTCGGAGAAATTATCGGAATTGTCAAGACCAGAAAGCAAACGCTCATGAAAATTCAAGTCGAGCATCATGTTTCGTGGAAGAAAGAACGTAAGCGGTATCCGGTCGGCGCAATTGGAATAACTGTCTTTCTAACTGAGAGTGAAGCGAAGGAGCATCTTAAAAATGTGCAAAAAGGATTTTAGTGAATACAAAGGAAAAAGATATGGACGTCTTATAGTAACTGATGTTATTTATGTTCATGGAAGCAAAACGCGTTTCAAATGCAAATGTGATTGTGGAAAATCGTTTGAAACGAGTGCAGACAACATCTTGAGGGGACGTACGCGGAGTTGCGGATGCTTGAGACATGAGGTTAGAATTTTCAATGGGGAAAAATCGGTAATACATGGTTTTGTAGGGCACCCGCTTTATAGCGTACATAATTCGATGATAGAGCGGTGTGAAAACCCAAATAACCACGCCTATAAAAACTATGGCGGAAGGGGAATTCAGGTTTGCAAAGAATGGCATGACATGGGTGAATTTGGAAGATGGGCGTTGGCTCATGGATACAAGCGAGGGCTATCTATTGATCGTATTGACAACGACAAAGGTTATTCACCAGAAAATTGCCGTTGGGCCACAATGAAAGAGCAAGGGAATAATAGAAGAACTTGCTTAAACTACAGACACACCCGTGAAGCAGCCGAAGCCGCGTTGAAGGAGCGTAAATCATGATTTTCCCTGACCGTCTTCGCCAGCTCCGCGAGGAATCCGGGCTGTCGCAAAGGCAACTTGCCGATAGAGCCGGATTATCACTGACAATGATCCGTTTTTATGAATACGGAAAAAGCGGCCCTCCTGGATACTCTCTATTCCATCTGGCCGACGCTCTGCATGTCTCAATGGATTATCTTTACGGAAGAACCGATAGGAGGGATGTTGATTGACGCGAGAACAGCTTGAGAACTATCACGACATCATTGTCCGCTTGAAAGACCTGAAAACGACAATCGTCACAGACTCGGTAAAGGGTTCGCTTGACGAGTATCCATACATAAACCACTCAGTTACGCTCCACGGGGTCCGCAGAGACGAGAAAGCACGGCAAGAGGTGAAATTACTCGAACAGGAAAAAGATGCCATAGACGGGTTTATAGACGGCATTGAGGACGTGCGCGTTCGTAACATCCTTGATTGGAAGTATCGCAAGGGTTTTGGATGGAATGAAATAGCGGCGCACAGTGGAAGAAGCATTAGCGCCGAAAAAGAATATTCGCGCAGATTTTTTAAAAGAAATTTGCAAAAGTGACCATTGTGACGATAGTTACGATATAATTAAAAATGAAGAGTTGTAAGAGCGTTTACAAGGAAACATTTATCCATATCGAACTCGCCTCCCGGCGGCGGGAATAATAGCCGGGTCCTCCCAAGCGCCGCTCGACTTGCTACGGGCGGCGCAGATATGCCAGCATAAAGGCCAATTCAAACGGATTGACTGCGGCGTGTTAACCGGATGCTGACACTACATACCCGCCGGAAGGCTTGTCAGGCTGTATCGATCCAACCGAGGCGCACGGTTTCGGCGGGCGCGCTTGAATATTCTAGCGTATCGCTTCGGCGGTGCGCTTTTGTTTTGGTGAACTATGAAATATCATTACATACCAGAATTCAATTCGTATCTATTTGGGGCAGCGGAGGCCAGAGCCGATCGTTATTGGAGGGATAGACTTGGATATTCCAGAAAGACGGCAGGAGATATACAAAGCAATCCTGAATCTGAAAAGCAAGCCGTCCCTCGCAAGGGAGGAACGAGCGGAACTGGCGGAGCTGCAAGCGGAATGGAATAGGCTGATATGGTGCGGGAGAAAAGCATGAACATACCTCAATGGGGCTATTTAATAATACTCATTGTTATGATAGTTTTCTTTAGGAATAAATAGTAAAGCGAGGTGAGAGGCGGTGAGTTCCAAACTTACAGCAAAACAGCAGAGATTCATTGATGAATATTTAATTGATCTGAACGCTACGCAAGCCGCCATTCGCGCGGGATATAGCCCCGTAGCGGCGACGGTTCAAGGAAGTCGCTTGTTAAGCTATGCTAATATTCGTGCTGAAATTGATAAGAAAATGCAGGTCCGCAAGGATGAAACGATTGCAGATCAAAATGAAGTTCTCCAAACGCTCACCCGAATCCTTCGCCGTGAGGAAAAGGAAAACACCGTTGTAGTCACGAAAAAGCATAAAAGTTCTTATGACTCCAACGGTAAGAAAAAGATCGTTGACGAGGAAACACCTGAAATCGTTGAGATACCGGCAAAGCTTTCAGACGTTAACAAGGCCGCTGAACTTCTCGGGCGGCGCTACGCTCTCTTTACTGACAATACGCGGCTTGACGCAGATGTCGGGGTGACAATCGTTGATGATATCCCAGAATCAAGTAAAGCTGACTGATATTATCGCCCCTGCGTTCTACCCGGTCCATCATGATATAAAGCAAGGCAAGCACACCTATTACAAATTAGACGGCGGG
This window contains:
- a CDS encoding helix-turn-helix domain-containing protein, which produces MIFPDRLRQLREESGLSQRQLADRAGLSLTMIRFYEYGKSGPPGYSLFHLADALHVSMDYLYGRTDRRDVD
- a CDS encoding terminase small subunit, which encodes MSSKLTAKQQRFIDEYLIDLNATQAAIRAGYSPVAATVQGSRLLSYANIRAEIDKKMQVRKDETIADQNEVLQTLTRILRREEKENTVVVTKKHKSSYDSNGKKKIVDEETPEIVEIPAKLSDVNKAAELLGRRYALFTDNTRLDADVGVTIVDDIPESSKAD
- a CDS encoding radical SAM protein, whose protein sequence is MKPIYEPKARAKEYGDLAINIYTGCPHNCFYCFAPSVLHRSREDFSGHVEPRKDIVRAVKRQLESEHITGKLIHLCFTCDPYPLGYDSFSTREIIKAIKAAGNHVQILTKNGTDAIHDFDLLDREDWFGVTYAGYPNLTDGISPAEPGAGTPFWRLQALKGAHAAKINTWVSCEPVLSASDVLLLIEKGNYIDKFKIGKMNYHPSNIDWKAFGEAAEAACKKYGRNYYIKEDLRKEMENHA